The following nucleotide sequence is from Halobacillus mangrovi.
CCTTGATTAAAGGAAGATGGATCTTCCTGGGAGATCAGTTCACGGACTAGCTCTTCAAACAACTTTCTCGTACTCTGCTTGGCAATGTCTTCTTCCACATGAAGGATTCTCGATAAGACTCGCATGACATTTCCGTCTACAGCAGGTTCGGCTGTATCATAAGCAATACTGATAATGGCTCCTTTTGTATAAGGGCCAACCCCTTTCAGTTTTCCTAATTCGGCTGGATCCTTTGGCACGACTCCCCCATATTCCTCCACAACTTCACGGACAGCGTTTTGCAGATTTCGAGCTCGGGAATAGTATCCTAAGCCTTCCCACGCTTTCAGCACCTCTTGCTCGTCTGCTTCAGCCAATGCCTCTAAAGTAGGGAATTTATTAAGAAAGTTATTAAAATAAGGAATGACGGTATCAACTCTAGTCTGTTGGAGCATAATTTCTGATACCCAGACCCGATAAGGATCTTGATTTTCTCTCCATGGTAAAATCCGTTGTTCCTTTTTAAACCAATCAATCAGACGCTCTCTGAACAACGAAGGGTTAAAACCTTGTAAAATATGTTCAACTTGATCTTTTTTTCTCATGCAAAATCATCCTTCGTGATAAACTACTATTGTACGGTCTGGCCAAAGGAGGAAAGAAAATGGATACTGGCACACACGTCGTTATGGGAGTAGCACTTGGCGGACTCGCCACCCTGGATCCTGCTGTTCAAGCAGATCCTGCGTTGTTCAATGCTGTATTAATCGGTACCATCGTCGGCTCTCAAGCCCCTGACTGTGACACCGTACTTAAATTAAAAAACAACGCTGTTTATATACGTCACCACAGGGGAATCACTCATTCTGTACCTGCCGTGGCCCTTTGGGGAATCAGCATCCCAAGTCTCATTTACTTATTCTCTCCAGAGGTCAGTTTCTTGCACCTTTGGTTGTGGACATTTTTGGCCGTCATCTTACATGTGTTTGTTGATATTTTTAATGCGTACGGGACCCAGGCGTACCGGCCGTTTTCCCACCGCTGGGTTGCTTACGGATTTATCAATACATTCGACCCCTACATTTTCGCCCTTCATATTGCAGGTATTGTCGCCTGGAACCTTGGAGCTTCGCCTGGATTGATGTGGCTCTTGATCTATTTTGTAATCGCCTTATACTACGTCAAAAGGTATTTCGATAAGCGAGAGCTTGTACGCTTAATTCATGAGCATTTTGATAATGTGGAACAAATTGCAACTTCTCCAACGATTCAGCAGAACATTTGGAAAATCGCGATTACGACTCCTACTCACTATTACGTAGGGCGTGCGGAAAACGGGCACATGACCATTCTCGATGAGTTCGTCAATAAACCGATCGATTATCGAGATCCCGTCGTTAAAAAAGCGCTGACAGATCATAATATTAAAGCTTTTCTATCCTTTTCTCCTGTGTATCGCTATGAGATGAGCTATCATGATGAATACACCGAAGTCCGGTTTATTGATCTGCGCTATCGTTCTCAAGGCCGTTATCCTTTTGTAGCTATAGCTCAAATCGATGATGAACATGGAGAAGAAAATTTAGAAATCCTAAACTCTTATACAGGCTGGGTGTTTACAGAAGAAAAACTTCAAAATAAGCTCAGCCCCATGACTGAATCAAAAAGCTAATCTTACTACAAATAACAAGCCGTGCTGCCACGTAGCAACACGGCTTATTCTTTTAATGTTCATAGCCTTTTCGCTTAAGCATTTCTTTAAACTTCGGATTTGTGGCTACATACTCATGTAATCTCGGACCATAATGCTCAATCCATTGAGAAACAATCTGCTCTGTCATTTGCTTCCCTTTATAATCGTAACCGGCCTTCGCCCTTGTGGACTCAAAATCCTCCCAAAGAAGCTCGACCCAGGTTCTTGCTTCATCAATTGTCAGCCTACCGCTCTTTTCATATAAACGTTCAGCTAAACGTTCAAAAATTTCATCCATTGCTGTCACCTCGTGTCTGCCAATCATTACATACGCATTGTATCACATACTTTCTCGCTAGTGACACAAACTAATCTTGTCTCCACAAAAGAGACGTGAGGAGGGTTTTCCATGCGTAACAAAGCAAAGAATTTCCCTAATATAAAGATGTCCCATGCCCCCGCTGATCAAAGCGAATATTTAGCCTTAAGGCCAAATGGGACGATCAATAGTAAACCTCAAGAAAAAGCTGCCAGGTCCCGCGAACGCGATATCAACCAGGTTGGGAGGTATCATCGTGGGAAATAAAAGCTTCAACAACAGGGCAAACCCTTTTAAAGCTCGCCGTGGTGCGAAGCATTTAAGCAAAAGGGTTAATGGTGAAACAGAGCCGACCCAAGCGGACAAAATCACCGAGGTTCAAGCCAAAAAGAACCATTATTAATTCTGAGCTGTGCGCGATTCTTTCGCGTACAGCTATTTTACTTGTTGACCTAACATCGAGATGGGAAGGGCTTCTTCTTTTTCTTCTGTAACTTTTTCCTTCCGGTCATTTTGACGGTATCCCCACGCAAACACACCATTCATATACTCAATATAAAACGTATGTGCAGGGTCCCCCTCGATTTGATACGTCTCACCTGCCGAAAACTCTTGCGGGTTCATCATATAAGACTTCGCCATGATAATTTTCCTCTCATGGACGGCATACTCGTTTACCATTCCCATTTGCTCGGCCTTTCTGGCTTTTTCTGTAAGTTCAGCTACTTCTTGCCTTAATTCTTCATACGTATAATCACTATAACGACGTTCCATTATGTTCCTCCTGCAAATGTAATAAAATACTGTACCTTTCTTTACATTTTATCAGGGTTTTTGCACAATGAATATGGTAACCCACAAGATTACATAAGGAGCGGATCAATCATATGAGCAATGTATGGATTACAGGAGCAGGCACGGGACTAGGACGTGCGCTTGCCCACAAATATGCAGAGAATGGACACACGATTTACTTATCAGGCCGAACGGAAGATAACCTCCTGGTCGTTCAGGACGAAATTAAAGCCAAAGGCGGCCAAGCAGAAGTCGTTGTGTGTGATGTTACAGAACCCTCTTCAGTCGAAGAAGCTCTTCGTCAAATCGACTCCCTGGACGTTTTGATCAACAATGCAGGCTTAGGGGTATTTGGAGAACTTTCAAGCTACACAATTGAAGACATCGATGCCATGTTAAATACAAATGTAAAAGGAACGGTTCTTACTACACAAAAAGCTTTCCCTAAGTTGAAAGAAACACAAGGCAGAGTATTGAACATCATTTCTACAGCCGGACTGCGTGGCAAGAAAAATGAAAGCGTCTATTGTGCCAGTAAGTTTGCCGTTAAAGGTTTCACTGCAAGCCTCCATAAAGAATGGGAAGACGAGAACGTCACTGCGACAGCCGTCTACATGGGTGGTATGAATACTCCATTCTGGAGTGAAACAGATCATGTGTCCAATCCTGAGAAGCTGAAAGGTCCAGAGGTTGTAGCTGAACAAATCATTAACGAAGACGATGGCAGAGAAGAAATTTATATCGATAAGTAATTCGTCTTTTCGTAAATTAAACAGACCAAACCGCCCTGGGTTTTGGTCTGTTTTTTTATTCAAGGATAAAGTAGAGAGAAAAAGGATGGATGGAGACTATAGTATGCGTGTTTCGCAGACTCCATTAGCTTTCCTTTTATGGCAAAAATGGCAAAAGCACTCTTTTGTTTTTCCTTACGCGTTAGATGTGCCTTTAAATTTTTCCGGATGTTTCACATAGCCTTCAATAATAAATCCACAATCCGTACAAAGAATATATTCTATCTCTGATCCAAAGCTCCACATCTTATTCTTTGGAATCATCACTCCATATCCTGAATGCTTCCCTACCCCAAGTTCTGTTCCACCACATTTGGGTGACTTTGTCAGGTTCGTTGGTCTGTTCATTAGAAAACCTCCAACCTATTTTCATGTTCTCTAAGCCGTATCGTTCCTTGCAATAACTTTTCGGAAAGTGTAATATTCGCACCTTTAAGAAACATCTCCAGATCCTCCGCCGGATATTGCACGGCGAGCCGCTTCCTTCTCAGCATCATGCCACCGCTTCTCATTCGCTGACGCTGGCTCTCCTTCCCATTTTCGAGGTGGATTCTTCTTTTTGTCTTTGACATCCTTGATCTTAACAAAGACCACTGCCCCAATCACGAAAGGTACGACTACAAAAGGAATCCAATCCATAAACGAATGCCTCCTTACCAATGGAATACGAATGAGACTCAGCCTGGGTTTCGTTTTTTATAGTGTCAGGTACTAGCCAACAAAAAAACCGGCCACGAGGGCCGGCTTTTTCTCAAGTGAATTACTCACCAAGGTTTTCTTCTTTTGCTTTCGCTACAACTGCTTCTACTGCTTCTTCTTCGTCAGAACCTTCAGCAGTGAACTTAACTTCTGCACCGCTAGGGATACCAAGAGACATAACGCCCATGATGGACTTCATGTTTACGGATTTCCCGTTATATTCAAGGTTTACCTCAGATTGGAATTTCCCTGCTACTTGTACTAGCGCTGTTGCTGGACGAGCGTGTACGCCGTCAGCTGCAGTGATTTTCATTGTTTGTTCTGCCATGTTGATTACTCTCCTTTTATTGTGTGATTTCAATTATATCTGGGTCGTTGTGATTCACTTTACCAGAAGCTTTCACGTTTACAGCTTGTCCTTCTTCAAGGTTCGTGAACACAATCGGAGTTACGATCGATGGAGCATTTTCTTTGACGTAGTCTAGATCTACTTCCATTAACGCTTGTCCTTGTTTCACTTCGTCCCCTTCTGAAATCATAGCCGTAAATCCTTCCCCTTTCAAGCCTACGGTATCAATACCGATATGGATAAGAATTTCCATTCCATTTTCGGCTTCAAGACCGATGGCATGCTTCGTAGGGAAGACATTTAACACTTTACCGTTTACCGGCGAAACTATCTTACCATCTTCAGGCTCAATTGCAAAGCCGTCACCCATCATTTTGCCAGAGAACACTTGGTCAGGAACTTCTGTAATTGGCAATACTTTACCTTTAATCGGGCTAACAAACTTCAACTCACCTTTTGTGACTGGAGCTTCAGCTGCTTTCGTATCATTCTTGATCTCAGCTACATCATCACGAGAGCGCGGTGTTTTTCCATCCATGATGTCTTGCATTTGACCGCGAAGGCTATCAGATACTGGACCGAAAATCGCCTGAATGTTGTTGCCGACTTCCATAACTCCAGAAGCCCCAAGTTTTTTCAGACGGTTCTTATTCACATTTCCTTTGTCATTAACAGAAACACGAAGACGTGTAATACATGCATCCAGGTGGCTGATATTTTCTTTACCACCCATAGCCTCTAAGATTTCAAATGGAAGGTCGCCGACTTCTCCGTCGTCATCCGCATCCTCTGCTTCGTCTTCACGGCCTGGAGTTGCCAGGTTGAACTTGAGAATCGCCCAACGGAATCCGAAGTAGTAAATGACTGAGAAACATAGCCCAACGATGATGACCCACCACCAGTCGGTTCGGTTAGGAAGAACACCGAACAGAATGAAGTCAATTAGACCACCAGAGAAAGTTTGTCCGATTTTAACACCTAGAATCTCCATGATCATGAAGGAGAAACCGGCAAATACAGCGTGAATACCGAATAGTACTGGAGCTACGAATAGGAATGAGAATTCGATTGGCTCAGTAATACCAGTCAAGAAAGAAGTCAAAGCAGCAGATAGCATGATTCCGCCGACAACTTTCTTACGTTCAGGCTTAGCTGTGTGATAAATCGCCAGTGCTGCAGCTGGGAGTCCGAACATCATGAACGGGAACTTACCAACCATAAATGTACCGGCAGTAAACTCTACGCCGTCTTTCAACTGTTCGAAGAAGATTGTTTGGTCACCACGTACAATTTCTCCCGCTGCATTCGTGTAGGAACCGAACTCAAACCAGAACGGAGAATAGAAAATGTGGTGCAGACCAAATGGAATTAAGGAACGTTCGATTACACCGAAGAAGAACGCTGAAATCGTCTGATTCCCTTCAAGCATCAAGTGAGAAAGAGCATTTAATCCGTTTTGAGCAAACGGCCATACCCACAGCATAATGATACCCAAGAAAAGGGAAGTGAAGGCTGTGATGATAGGTACGAAACGTTTACCAGCAAAGAATCCTAAGAACTGCGGCAATTCAATATTAAAGTACCGGTTGTACAGCGACGCCGCTAATATACCGACGATGATACCTCCAAATACGCCGGTCTGTAAGGTCGGAATACCGAGGACCTCAGCGTAAGCCGGGTCTGATGTCATCTCAGGAGTAACATTACCAAGTACCCCCATAACGACGTTCATGATTAAGTAACCGATGATGGCTGCAAGTCCTGCTACACCGTCACCTTTCGCAAGTCCAATGGCTACACCCACCGCAAATAGTAACGGCAAGTTAGCAAATACAATACCACCGGCTTCAGCCATTACTTCGAGCAATGTTTGAACCCATGGTGTTCCGAAGAATGGTACTTTATCTACAAAGTTGTCCTGGGCAAAGCTTGTACCGAACGCTAGCAAAATACCTGCTGCAGGTAGAAGAGCAACAGGAGTCATTAGCGCTTTACCGACTTTTTGCAAAGTACCAAAAGCATTTTTGAACATGTAAATTTCCTCCTTTTTTATTGTGTACAAAGAACAGCTGCCCGAACCTTAACCAATTTTCAGAAAAATAAAACGTTTTCATTTTACTGGTAAATGGAAGCGCCCTTGAAGGACGCCGGACTAAGAAATAAGAGCATGAAAAAAGGCATGAGTATAGAAGATCAATCAGTTATCAAAAGGTACACTTCTCCCTTAAGATAACCGTTTAATCTTCCAATACTCATGCCTGATCGTATCAGTAACACGTACTGGTTAAGATTTATGGGTTAGTCGCTGTAAATGAATCGTTAAGTAGATAACTTCAGATTCATCCACTGGCTTATTCAACTGTTTTTGCATCACTTTTATCAACTTCCATGCTAAATTATAGCACACAGGATATTCTTGTTTCAACATATTTGCTAGTTTTATTTCATCACCGAGACTTTCCGATTGATAAACCCTGTCAATGGCACGGTGTAAATGTTGAACGAGCCGATGGTAATCCACGCTGTTTTTATCAATGGTAACGTCCATCGTTTCTTCTACGAGAGACACTAGTTTTGATATCAGCTGATTATGACGATTAATCTCCCTTAAGGTTTTATCCGTAACGGCGCTGTGAATATGAAGCGCGATAAATCCTATTTCGCCTTCAGGGAATTGGATGCCCATTTTGTCGTAAATCATCGTCACGACTTCCATGGCAATTTGGTATTCTTTCGGATAGAGAGACTCGATTTCCAGCAAGAATGGATTAGAGAACTGCAGATTTTTCTTGGCCCGATTAATAGCGAAAGCCAAGTGATCGGTCAATGCCACATGGATATGTTGATTCAACTCCTGCCCCATCCGTGTCTCGATGTGAACAAGAACATCGTTCATGAAGTCAATCAATCTTTCGTCTACATAGGGCAGAAGGTTGACGTATTGCTCTTTCTCTTTTTCGTTACTTAGTAAAAAAGTTTTATCTGCCTTATCAAAAGAAATCTCATCTTCAGCCTTTCGATTAAAACCGATACCCTTGCCAATTAGCACCACTTCTTCATAGGAAGGGTGCTCAGCAATGACGACATTGTTATTCAAAACTTTTTTTATTTTTACCTGCTGTCTCATATTGGTCCCCCACATGAATTTGTCTCTCTACTTATAAACCGTTTTCACTCCGCTCATCATAACTTCTATCGTATAATTCATAAAAGATTTTTACAAGCATTTGTCACATAAAAAACTTCTCTTTTGTCTAAAAGCGCTTACGTCGTGTACAATCTTTTAAGTGTGAAAAGTTTATTAGATGAGGACAGAAAGGAGCCCATCCATGATTAAACTATTTATCAGTGACCTTGACGGGACACTGCTTGGAATGGACCATTTTATAAAAAACGAAGATGTAGATGCGCTGAAACAACTAGAGGACCGTGGTATCCCGCTTACCGTTGCATCTGGACGTATGGATCATGAGATCAAAGAAGTCTTGAAGCGTGTCGGAGTATATGGCCACCGCGTCAGTCAGAACGGTGCTTTCGTGTTTGATAAGGACAGTGAGCATATCTACTCTAAAACCTTTGACTCGCAAACTGCCAAAGAAGTCGTGGACGCCGTCGAGGAGGAGCCGATGATCAAAACGGTCTCTACGGCAGATGAAACGTACACGAAAGAACACAATAAATGGATTGATATTATTTCTGAACAGCTTTTCCATGACATTAAAATCGATCCGAATATGACAGAACGGTTTGGCACTAGCCTATCCCCGTCTAAAATCACGCTACACGGACAAGAGCAAGACGTGATTGATGCGTTTAACAGAATTGATCAATCCTTTGGAAAAGAGATTGATTGCTTCATTTCTCATGAAACCTGTGTAGATATTATGCCAAAAGCGATCAATAAAGGAAACGGAATCCGTTCCCTTATCGAAAAACTGGGAATCGAACCCCATGAAGTGGCTTGTGTTGGAGATTCGTTCAATGATGTAGCGATGTTTGAACTCACCCCACACAGCTATGTAATGTCGACTGCTCACAATGAAGTGATTGAAAAAGCAAACACCACCGTTGACCACGTCCATGAAGCCATTGAAGATCTAGAAAAGAAAGGTTTACTTTAAATAGAAAGCTGCTGGCCCTTCAGGTCAGCAGCTTATTTTATTAGGATTCAAGCCGGTGTACCACTTCATAAGGACGGACATAATAACTTTCTACAGTCACTCCTTCTCGGTCTCGAGCGTCGGTAATCCTGACTTTGAAATGTTCTTTTGTGACGAGGTTATCTAGTTCTCCCTTATTCAAATCCTTGAAAAAGACTTCCTGTGTTTCTCCAGGCTGCGTTCTTAGATCTCCTGAACGATACACGCCTTTGAAGACAACACATACGATCCCTCTGGTCACATTTTGATAAACACCGGTGATGCCTTTGATATCGGCTGTTATTCCTGTTTCTTCAAAAACTTCTCGGCGAACAGCTTCTTCAAGGGTCTCCCCCATCTCCATCCGTCCGCCAGGCATTTCATATGTATCATTGCGGTGCTCGTTTTTCACTAGCAAAACTTCACCGGCATCGTTGGTTATGTAGGCGGATACAGAAACAATATGCTTTGGAAATTGGTAATCTCCTGTTGCTTCCATGAACTCTTCTTGCTCGTCTAAATAGAGAGGCTTAACTTCTTTCCTTCTCTTTTCAGATTCCTTAAAGAGCTCTGACTGCTTGATTTTTTCGTTCACAGTTTTATAGTGTTCGTACGAATTATATTCCCATAGTGTTGTAATCTCATCTCTAGCTTTCGTTACGTACCGTCCTGTCAGCCTTGCCCCGTTCTCTCTATGAAGAGGAAGTGTGTAGTCATTGAAAAATTGTGTGCATCTCTCATATTGATTAGGGTGCAGTCGAAAAGTCTGCCTCAAATAAATCATCGCTTTTCCTCCGTTATAAAAATCAGTTCTATTACAACTTTATTTTAGAAATAACAGTGACCTGAAAGTTTCCTTTACCATGGATAGAAGTAGGAGGTCCGGGAAATGGTTCGCTTTCCGTGGGCATGTGCTGAGCCTCCTCGAGCTGATCGCTCTCCGGGGTCTCACCTGTCATGCTCATCCCACAGGAGTCTCCCCATTTCCCGGACCTCCTTACAACTATTTGAGAACGGAAACGCCTTAAACGTGGAAATAAATGAGCTCTAAACTGCATTATCATATTGAAGTACTCTTCAAAACCTTTTAACCGGTTTTATTACTGCGATTTGCAGTGTACTTATTGATAGAAATTCTATGAGCATCGTCAAATACTGAATACTCATACCGGTGTTAAAACGGGTTCGTTCCTCAAGAAAATAAATGGGTTGGCGGGAAAACGGCGAGACTCCCACAACCATCAGCCTAACGAACCCATTCAATGTAAATAAGATCTCAAAAAGGCGATATTGTATCAGATCCAACATATAGAAGCTTAAAAATAACAGCAAAATAATCTTCCTATAGAATTAAAATGGCGTGCTTCCAAATTTAATAAAAAATGAGATGTCCGGACGTTCTTCCTATGGAGGCGTTTCTGTTCCATCGTATAAACGTAAGGGGGGAGGGGAAATTGTGAGACTCCTGCGGGAATGGATGGACTGGTAAGACCCCACAGGTTGGCAAACCGAGGAGGCTTGCCATCTTCCCCGCGGAAAGCGAGCGATTTCCCCTCTCACCTCTTTAGTCACATCGGTAACGGAAACGAATTCATCCTCCATTCAAGTCCTAAGAAGAACGCTAGAATGAAATATGATTTTTTAGCACTGGACAATAGCTAGTGATGGTATGAAGTCATTAGTTGTCGCAATACTCTTCTATAAAACGATCGATGACATCGAAGGTGAATCCTTTTCGATACATAGCGGATTTAACTTTTTGCTTTAATTCATACCCTTCTGCTTTTTGCCGGTATTTCCTTAGTATCTTTTCTCCTTGTAGAACAGCAGCCTGCCACTCGCTTTCTTCGTTTTCTTCCTCAGGCAGGTTGGCAAGCACCTCTTGGACGACGTCCCCCTGATATCCTTTTTGCATAAGCGTTTGCTGTACAGTTTGGATTTGCTGACGGAACGACTTTTTTCCGTCATTCTTCATTTTTTTCTCTGCAAATTTCATAGCTTTTTCGTATTGTTTATCAAAAGAAAAATGCTCCAGAGCTGCCTCTGCTTGCGATGCCTGAACACCTTTTTCGATCAGTTCCTTTTTGAGAAGCAGTGGTCCTTTACTGGACGTCATTATTCTCGTTCGGACTAAAGAATTAGCAAACTCCTGGTCGTCTAGCAGTTTTTCTTTTTTTAATCTGGCGACAATCTCATCGATATGCTCAGGATCAGCTTCCTTATCATGTAAGTAATCTCGGATTTCTTTTTCTGAACGCATTCGGTAGCTTAAATAATTAATGGCGAGGGTATAGGATTTATGTATCTCATCGGTTTGCTTCATGGCTTCAATGGTTGCTTCATCAAGCTCCATATTCTTTTGAAGCCGATACTTTACAAGGATATCTTCATCAACACTGAAACCGTAGGCTTCACCCTGGCCATGATCAAGAAAAATATTGTATCGGCCTTTATTCTTTTTTTGCGTTGTTATTTTCGTAAGCTTAGCCAAAAGTACCACCTCTTTTCTTATATTGTAGCATGTATATTCACCATGACGTTACAAATGCGAATCGCATTTCGGGTTTGTATAGAGTAAAATAATGTCAATTACCAATTATGAAGGAGGCGCTCTAAATGAACATTGTAGTTACAGGCGGCACAGGTTTTGTAGGAGGGGAGCTCACAAAGCAGCTCACGAGTGAGGGCCACCATGTCTACATATTGACGAGGAGTCCAGAGAAACACGAAGATACTGAATCGGTCACGCATGTCGGATGGCTTAAAGATGATTACCATCCTGAAGA
It contains:
- the mutY gene encoding A/G-specific adenine glycosylase, giving the protein MRKKDQVEHILQGFNPSLFRERLIDWFKKEQRILPWRENQDPYRVWVSEIMLQQTRVDTVIPYFNNFLNKFPTLEALAEADEQEVLKAWEGLGYYSRARNLQNAVREVVEEYGGVVPKDPAELGKLKGVGPYTKGAIISIAYDTAEPAVDGNVMRVLSRILHVEEDIAKQSTRKLFEELVRELISQEDPSSFNQGLMELGALICTPKTPSCMLCPIQEQCLAFDKGIETELPIKSSKKKQKKVPYMLLLIQNEEGEVLVEQRPSQGLLASLWQFPMVPLSDLDQEAVKHWFYGEYGLHIELKDSVDQIKHVFSHLIWEMEVVKARVVGGKLDRERCRFVDLKEMNDLPFPVSHQKAHKYISQ
- a CDS encoding metal-dependent hydrolase; translation: MDTGTHVVMGVALGGLATLDPAVQADPALFNAVLIGTIVGSQAPDCDTVLKLKNNAVYIRHHRGITHSVPAVALWGISIPSLIYLFSPEVSFLHLWLWTFLAVILHVFVDIFNAYGTQAYRPFSHRWVAYGFINTFDPYIFALHIAGIVAWNLGASPGLMWLLIYFVIALYYVKRYFDKRELVRLIHEHFDNVEQIATSPTIQQNIWKIAITTPTHYYVGRAENGHMTILDEFVNKPIDYRDPVVKKALTDHNIKAFLSFSPVYRYEMSYHDEYTEVRFIDLRYRSQGRYPFVAIAQIDDEHGEENLEILNSYTGWVFTEEKLQNKLSPMTESKS
- a CDS encoding YfhJ family protein, giving the protein MDEIFERLAERLYEKSGRLTIDEARTWVELLWEDFESTRAKAGYDYKGKQMTEQIVSQWIEHYGPRLHEYVATNPKFKEMLKRKGYEH
- the sspK gene encoding small acid-soluble spore protein K, whose protein sequence is MRNKAKNFPNIKMSHAPADQSEYLALRPNGTINSKPQEKAARSRERDINQVGRYHRGK
- a CDS encoding YpzG family protein → MGNKSFNNRANPFKARRGAKHLSKRVNGETEPTQADKITEVQAKKNHY
- a CDS encoding YfhH family protein, with the translated sequence MERRYSDYTYEELRQEVAELTEKARKAEQMGMVNEYAVHERKIIMAKSYMMNPQEFSAGETYQIEGDPAHTFYIEYMNGVFAWGYRQNDRKEKVTEEKEEALPISMLGQQVK
- a CDS encoding SDR family NAD(P)-dependent oxidoreductase; this translates as MSNVWITGAGTGLGRALAHKYAENGHTIYLSGRTEDNLLVVQDEIKAKGGQAEVVVCDVTEPSSVEEALRQIDSLDVLINNAGLGVFGELSSYTIEDIDAMLNTNVKGTVLTTQKAFPKLKETQGRVLNIISTAGLRGKKNESVYCASKFAVKGFTASLHKEWEDENVTATAVYMGGMNTPFWSETDHVSNPEKLKGPEVVAEQIINEDDGREEIYIDK
- a CDS encoding transcription initiation factor TFIIIB, whose amino-acid sequence is MNRPTNLTKSPKCGGTELGVGKHSGYGVMIPKNKMWSFGSEIEYILCTDCGFIIEGYVKHPEKFKGTSNA
- a CDS encoding phosphocarrier protein HPr; the encoded protein is MAEQTMKITAADGVHARPATALVQVAGKFQSEVNLEYNGKSVNMKSIMGVMSLGIPSGAEVKFTAEGSDEEEAVEAVVAKAKEENLGE
- the ptsG gene encoding glucose-specific PTS transporter subunit IIBC, which encodes MFKNAFGTLQKVGKALMTPVALLPAAGILLAFGTSFAQDNFVDKVPFFGTPWVQTLLEVMAEAGGIVFANLPLLFAVGVAIGLAKGDGVAGLAAIIGYLIMNVVMGVLGNVTPEMTSDPAYAEVLGIPTLQTGVFGGIIVGILAASLYNRYFNIELPQFLGFFAGKRFVPIITAFTSLFLGIIMLWVWPFAQNGLNALSHLMLEGNQTISAFFFGVIERSLIPFGLHHIFYSPFWFEFGSYTNAAGEIVRGDQTIFFEQLKDGVEFTAGTFMVGKFPFMMFGLPAAALAIYHTAKPERKKVVGGIMLSAALTSFLTGITEPIEFSFLFVAPVLFGIHAVFAGFSFMIMEILGVKIGQTFSGGLIDFILFGVLPNRTDWWWVIIVGLCFSVIYYFGFRWAILKFNLATPGREDEAEDADDDGEVGDLPFEILEAMGGKENISHLDACITRLRVSVNDKGNVNKNRLKKLGASGVMEVGNNIQAIFGPVSDSLRGQMQDIMDGKTPRSRDDVAEIKNDTKAAEAPVTKGELKFVSPIKGKVLPITEVPDQVFSGKMMGDGFAIEPEDGKIVSPVNGKVLNVFPTKHAIGLEAENGMEILIHIGIDTVGLKGEGFTAMISEGDEVKQGQALMEVDLDYVKENAPSIVTPIVFTNLEEGQAVNVKASGKVNHNDPDIIEITQ
- the glcT gene encoding glucose PTS transporter transcription antiterminator GlcT, which translates into the protein MRQQVKIKKVLNNNVVIAEHPSYEEVVLIGKGIGFNRKAEDEISFDKADKTFLLSNEKEKEQYVNLLPYVDERLIDFMNDVLVHIETRMGQELNQHIHVALTDHLAFAINRAKKNLQFSNPFLLEIESLYPKEYQIAMEVVTMIYDKMGIQFPEGEIGFIALHIHSAVTDKTLREINRHNQLISKLVSLVEETMDVTIDKNSVDYHRLVQHLHRAIDRVYQSESLGDEIKLANMLKQEYPVCYNLAWKLIKVMQKQLNKPVDESEVIYLTIHLQRLTHKS
- a CDS encoding HAD family hydrolase, yielding MIKLFISDLDGTLLGMDHFIKNEDVDALKQLEDRGIPLTVASGRMDHEIKEVLKRVGVYGHRVSQNGAFVFDKDSEHIYSKTFDSQTAKEVVDAVEEEPMIKTVSTADETYTKEHNKWIDIISEQLFHDIKIDPNMTERFGTSLSPSKITLHGQEQDVIDAFNRIDQSFGKEIDCFISHETCVDIMPKAINKGNGIRSLIEKLGIEPHEVACVGDSFNDVAMFELTPHSYVMSTAHNEVIEKANTTVDHVHEAIEDLEKKGLL
- a CDS encoding NUDIX hydrolase; the protein is MIYLRQTFRLHPNQYERCTQFFNDYTLPLHRENGARLTGRYVTKARDEITTLWEYNSYEHYKTVNEKIKQSELFKESEKRRKEVKPLYLDEQEEFMEATGDYQFPKHIVSVSAYITNDAGEVLLVKNEHRNDTYEMPGGRMEMGETLEEAVRREVFEETGITADIKGITGVYQNVTRGIVCVVFKGVYRSGDLRTQPGETQEVFFKDLNKGELDNLVTKEHFKVRITDARDREGVTVESYYVRPYEVVHRLES
- the recX gene encoding recombination regulator RecX, translated to MAKLTKITTQKKNKGRYNIFLDHGQGEAYGFSVDEDILVKYRLQKNMELDEATIEAMKQTDEIHKSYTLAINYLSYRMRSEKEIRDYLHDKEADPEHIDEIVARLKKEKLLDDQEFANSLVRTRIMTSSKGPLLLKKELIEKGVQASQAEAALEHFSFDKQYEKAMKFAEKKMKNDGKKSFRQQIQTVQQTLMQKGYQGDVVQEVLANLPEEENEESEWQAAVLQGEKILRKYRQKAEGYELKQKVKSAMYRKGFTFDVIDRFIEEYCDN